The proteins below come from a single Gossypium raimondii isolate GPD5lz chromosome 2, ASM2569854v1, whole genome shotgun sequence genomic window:
- the LOC105789837 gene encoding LOW QUALITY PROTEIN: 2-oxoglutarate-dependent dioxygenase 19 (The sequence of the model RefSeq protein was modified relative to this genomic sequence to represent the inferred CDS: inserted 1 base in 1 codon) codes for FLNSINSDVLAIDLYDEIPTIDYSLLFSENHDERAKSLEHLGKACEEFGFFYLINGVEQSVVEGALKGIXDFFELTNQEERSEYLKKNPMDRIRWGLRSHAGENREYLKIVAHPEYHCPSKPASFRGAIGEYFKRMHEVELGLAKAISKILGYEETYIEKEFKLEAGFDVSAMNLYPPSFQSKGSIGVPEHTDPGFFVSLIQDVNGGLQMLTHKGNWVTVNIPPNAIFINLGDHLEILSNGKYKSHIHQVILENNEVNRISMATLHGPSLDIFVAPASRFIDESHPPTYRGMTYKESLELNGSDEIDVQSSLSLLRIPFSL; via the exons TTCTTGAATTCTATCAATTCTGATGTTTTAGCCATTGATCTTTATGATGAAATCCCCACAATTGATTACTCTTTGTTGTTTTCCGAGAATCATGATGAACGGGCTAAATCCCTGGAACACCTTGGGAAAGCATGCGAAGAATTTGGTTTCTTTTAT TTGATAAATGGTGTCGAACAAAGTGTGGTAGAAGGAGCACTGAAGGGTA TCGATTTCTTTGAACTAACAAATCAGGAGGAAAGGAGCGAGTACTTAAAGAAGAATCCTATGGATAGGATAAGGTGGGGTTTAAGATCCCATGCCGGAGAAAATAGAGAGTATCTAAAGATAGTAGCACATCCCGAATACCATTGCCCTAGCAAACCGGCTAGCTTTAG AGGTGCCATTGGGGAGTACTTCAAACGGATGCATGAGGTTGAACTTGGTTTAGCTAAGGCAATCTCGAAAATCTTGGGATACGAAGAAACCTACATCGAGAAGGAATTCAAGCTAGAAGCAGGCTTTGATGTGTCTGCTATGAATCTATATCCACCGTCTTTCCAATCCAAAGGTTCCATCGGTGTGCCGGAACATACTGACCCTGGCTTTTTTGTTTCGCTTATACAAGATGTCAATGGTGGCCTTCAAATGCTCACTCATAAAGGAAATTGGGTCACAGTTAACATACCTCCAAATGCCATTTTCATCAATCTTGGTGATCATCTTGAg ATATTGTCCAATGGGAAGTACAAGAGTCATATACATCAAGTGATCCTAGAAAACAATGAAGTGAATAGAATTTCTATGGCTACACTTCATGGACCTTCATTAGACATATTTGTAGCCCCAGCATCAAGGTTCATCGATGAGTCTCACCCACCAACCTACCGAGGGATGACCTACAAGGAATCCTTGGAGTTGAATGGTTCTGATGAAATTGATGTGCAGTCATCCCTTTCATTGCTTCGAATTCCATTCTCTCTCTAA